From the Burkholderia glumae LMG 2196 = ATCC 33617 genome, one window contains:
- a CDS encoding methyl-accepting chemotaxis protein, whose translation MKILRLSIKAKLLGAFGLLAAVVIGISAFALNALSDTNHAFASYTQGINARANVAEEVRTAVDRRAVAARNLVLVTRPEDVAVEKAEVERAHADVRQRLAQLQSMLAAAPDATDHARELAAAIAEVERRYGPVAQRIVDLALQGKRDAATLAIDDECRPLLVELVRATDAYAAYTREREAELAQAGAERYASIRNLMAVISAAAVLLAIVAGLWLTRAITRPLSDAVRVARTVADGDLTSHIQVRGHDETRDLLDALDTMNTRLAGIVSRVREGSSSIASAVGEIAAGNIDLSQRTEEQAASLEETAATMEQFTSTVRLNAENARQASELASSASEVAQRGSHAVGRVVRTMNDIGERSSKIADITGIIEGIAFQTNILALNAAVEAARAGEEGRGFAVVASEVRSLAQRSSVAAKEIKDLITTSVQTVHDGAAVADEAGRTMTEVTQAVARVTDIMEQIASASTEQSRGIEQVNLAITQMDNTTQQNAALVEQAAAASKSLEMQGRQLDETVARFRLGATRPDAPAASSVPERHAGHADWRLATA comes from the coding sequence ATGAAAATTCTGCGGCTGAGCATCAAGGCCAAGCTACTTGGTGCTTTCGGCTTGCTGGCGGCGGTCGTCATCGGCATTTCCGCGTTCGCGCTGAATGCGCTGTCGGACACCAACCATGCGTTCGCCAGCTATACCCAGGGCATCAATGCCCGCGCCAACGTGGCCGAGGAAGTGCGCACGGCGGTGGACCGCCGCGCAGTCGCGGCGCGCAATCTGGTGCTAGTGACCCGGCCCGAGGATGTCGCGGTGGAAAAGGCCGAGGTCGAGCGCGCGCACGCGGACGTGCGGCAGCGGCTCGCGCAGTTGCAGTCGATGCTGGCCGCCGCCCCCGACGCCACCGACCACGCCCGCGAGCTGGCCGCCGCCATCGCCGAGGTGGAGCGCCGCTACGGCCCAGTCGCGCAGCGGATCGTCGATCTGGCGCTGCAGGGCAAGCGCGACGCGGCGACGCTCGCCATCGACGACGAGTGCCGCCCGCTGCTGGTCGAACTGGTGCGCGCCACCGACGCCTACGCGGCCTATACGCGCGAGCGCGAGGCCGAGCTCGCGCAGGCCGGCGCCGAGCGCTACGCGAGCATACGCAACCTGATGGCCGTGATCAGCGCGGCGGCGGTGCTGCTGGCGATCGTCGCCGGGCTCTGGCTCACGCGCGCGATCACGCGGCCGCTGTCCGATGCCGTGCGCGTGGCGCGTACCGTCGCCGACGGCGACCTGACGAGCCACATCCAGGTGCGCGGCCACGACGAGACGCGCGACCTGCTCGACGCGCTCGACACCATGAACACGCGGCTCGCCGGCATCGTCAGCCGCGTGCGCGAGGGCAGCTCGAGCATCGCCTCGGCGGTCGGCGAGATCGCGGCGGGCAACATCGACCTGAGCCAGCGCACCGAGGAACAGGCCGCCTCGCTGGAGGAAACGGCCGCCACCATGGAACAGTTCACCTCCACGGTCCGGCTCAACGCGGAGAACGCGCGCCAGGCCAGCGAACTCGCCAGCAGCGCCTCGGAGGTCGCGCAGCGCGGCAGCCACGCGGTGGGCCGCGTGGTCCGCACCATGAACGACATCGGCGAACGCTCGTCGAAGATCGCCGACATCACCGGCATCATCGAGGGCATCGCGTTCCAGACCAACATCCTCGCGCTGAACGCGGCGGTGGAAGCGGCGCGCGCCGGCGAAGAGGGGCGCGGCTTCGCGGTGGTGGCCAGCGAAGTGCGCTCGCTCGCCCAACGCTCGTCGGTGGCGGCCAAGGAAATCAAGGATCTGATCACCACCTCGGTGCAGACGGTGCACGACGGCGCCGCGGTGGCCGACGAGGCCGGCCGCACCATGACCGAGGTCACGCAGGCGGTGGCGCGCGTGACCGACATCATGGAGCAGATCGCGTCGGCCTCGACCGAGCAGAGCCGCGGCATCGAGCAGGTGAATCTGGCGATCACCCAAATGGACAACACCACCCAGCAGAACGCGGCGCTCGTCGAGCAGGCCGCGGCCGCGTCGAAATCGCTGGAAATGCAGGGGCGGCAGCTCGACGAGACGGTGGCGCGCTTTCGCCTCGGCGCCACCCGGCCGGATGCGCCGGCCGCGAGCAGCGTGCCCGAGCGCCACGCGGGCCACGCCGACTGGCGCCTGGCGACGGCCTGA
- a CDS encoding bifunctional cobalt-precorrin-7 (C(5))-methyltransferase/cobalt-precorrin-6B (C(15))-methyltransferase, which produces MTAWLTVVGIGDDGFAGLGKPARRALIDAAVVIGGERHLAMLPARLRARREPWPKPFDLAALLARRGEAVCVLASGDPMFYGVGATLARQLPAEELRVLPAPSSASLAAARLGWALHDLEVVSCVGRPLAALARHLHHGRRLLVLSADGATPAALAALLAEAGYGATRMSVFEHLGGPDERRIDALARAWPMARVAALNLIALDCARAADTPPVPLTPGLPDDAYQHDGQLTKRDMRAITLGRLAPTPGELLWDVGAGSGSIGIEWMRAHPSCMALAIEADAARRQTIALNRDRLGVPGLAIVAGRAPEALAGLAAPDAVFVGGGGSEPGVLAACWAALKPGGRLVANAVTLQAEAALLDWRDRHGGTLTRVALAGAAPLGGFDTWRPALPVTLYEVRKPLAEGGA; this is translated from the coding sequence ATGACGGCGTGGCTGACGGTGGTCGGAATCGGTGACGACGGATTCGCGGGGCTCGGCAAGCCCGCACGGCGCGCGCTGATCGACGCGGCCGTGGTGATCGGCGGCGAGCGTCACCTGGCGATGCTGCCGGCCCGCCTGCGCGCGCGGCGCGAGCCGTGGCCGAAGCCGTTCGATCTCGCCGCGCTGCTGGCGCGGCGCGGCGAGGCCGTATGCGTGCTCGCGAGCGGCGACCCGATGTTCTACGGTGTCGGCGCGACGCTCGCGCGGCAACTGCCGGCAGAGGAGCTGCGCGTGCTGCCGGCGCCGTCGTCGGCCTCGCTGGCCGCGGCGCGGCTCGGCTGGGCGCTGCACGACTTGGAGGTCGTGTCGTGCGTCGGCCGTCCGCTCGCGGCGCTCGCGCGCCATCTGCATCATGGCCGGCGCCTGCTGGTGCTGAGCGCCGACGGCGCGACGCCGGCCGCGCTGGCGGCGCTGCTGGCCGAGGCCGGCTACGGCGCGACGCGCATGAGCGTGTTCGAGCATCTGGGCGGGCCCGACGAGCGCCGCATCGACGCGCTCGCGCGGGCCTGGCCCATGGCGCGCGTCGCCGCGCTGAACCTGATCGCGCTCGACTGCGCACGCGCGGCCGACACGCCCCCCGTGCCGCTCACGCCGGGCCTGCCCGACGATGCCTACCAGCACGACGGCCAGCTGACCAAGCGCGACATGCGCGCGATCACGCTGGGGCGGCTCGCGCCGACCCCGGGCGAGTTGCTGTGGGACGTGGGCGCGGGCTCCGGCTCGATCGGCATCGAATGGATGCGCGCGCATCCGTCCTGCATGGCGCTCGCCATCGAGGCCGACGCGGCGCGCCGCCAGACCATCGCGCTGAACCGCGACCGGCTCGGCGTGCCGGGGCTCGCGATCGTGGCGGGCCGCGCGCCCGAGGCGCTCGCCGGGCTCGCCGCGCCCGACGCGGTGTTCGTCGGCGGCGGGGGCAGCGAGCCCGGCGTGCTGGCCGCCTGCTGGGCCGCGCTGAAGCCGGGCGGGCGGCTGGTGGCCAACGCGGTGACGCTGCAGGCCGAGGCGGCGCTGCTCGACTGGCGCGACCGCCACGGCGGCACGCTCACGCGCGTCGCGCTCGCCGGCGCGGCGCCGCTGGGCGGCTTCGATACCTGGCGCCCGGCCTTGCCCGTCACGCTCTACGAGGTCCGCAAGCCGCTTGCGGAAGGCGGCGCATGA
- the cobG gene encoding precorrin-3B synthase, whose amino-acid sequence MRVVATKDGGLCRVRLPGGRLDARAARALAAAARTHASGALDATNRANLQIRGVRAGREAALAAALIDAGLGPLPDGGADLTTAALRDDLRNVMLSPAAGRDPGALADTRSLGAALLAMLQTEPRFAALSPKCSLLLDGGERLAALDHPHDLWFAALRDAAGELRYAFGLAGSPPVAAGAAPALATVAPGQVVAVAHALLLAFVEHAPADAKRLRDALAVLPADALLAHAAARLRFAPRRDAALAGWRRTAAEPLRRFGVQPEADPATRQVGAQVPLGRLDAATLDALAALAERHGDGSLRFTPWQSVLLPGVRAAAAEATLAALAALGLIDTAAAPLAHLVACAGSRGCGRALADTKADALALAARLAAPAEAHLSGCARACAQPWPAAATLVAVEAGRYDLYRRDGEAGFGRLAARHLTIDQAAAMLDAPRRSQD is encoded by the coding sequence ATGCGCGTGGTGGCGACGAAGGACGGCGGGCTCTGCCGCGTGCGGCTGCCGGGCGGCCGGCTCGACGCCCGCGCCGCCCGCGCGCTGGCGGCGGCGGCCCGCACGCACGCCTCGGGCGCGCTGGACGCGACCAACCGCGCGAACCTGCAGATCCGCGGCGTGCGGGCCGGCCGCGAGGCCGCGCTCGCGGCCGCGCTGATCGACGCCGGCCTCGGCCCGCTGCCCGACGGCGGCGCCGACCTGACCACGGCGGCGCTGCGCGACGACCTGCGCAACGTGATGCTGAGCCCGGCCGCCGGGCGCGACCCCGGCGCGCTCGCCGACACGCGCTCGCTCGGCGCGGCGCTGCTGGCGATGCTGCAGACCGAGCCGCGCTTCGCCGCGCTGTCGCCGAAATGCTCGCTGCTGCTGGACGGCGGCGAGCGGCTCGCCGCGCTCGACCATCCGCACGATCTCTGGTTCGCCGCGCTGCGCGACGCCGCCGGCGAGCTGCGCTACGCGTTCGGGCTGGCCGGCAGCCCGCCCGTGGCGGCCGGCGCGGCGCCCGCGCTCGCCACGGTGGCGCCGGGGCAGGTCGTGGCCGTCGCCCATGCGCTGCTGCTCGCCTTCGTCGAGCACGCGCCGGCCGACGCGAAACGGCTGCGCGACGCGCTCGCCGTGCTGCCGGCCGACGCGCTGCTCGCGCACGCGGCCGCGCGGCTGCGGTTCGCGCCGCGCCGCGACGCGGCGCTGGCCGGCTGGCGCCGGACCGCCGCCGAACCGCTGCGGCGCTTCGGGGTGCAGCCGGAGGCGGACCCGGCCACGCGCCAGGTCGGCGCCCAGGTGCCGCTCGGCCGGCTCGACGCGGCCACGCTCGACGCGCTCGCGGCGCTGGCCGAACGCCACGGCGACGGCTCGCTGCGCTTCACGCCGTGGCAGAGCGTGCTGCTGCCGGGCGTGCGCGCCGCCGCAGCCGAGGCCACGCTCGCCGCGCTGGCGGCGCTCGGCCTGATCGACACGGCCGCCGCGCCGCTCGCGCATCTGGTCGCCTGCGCGGGCAGCCGCGGCTGCGGCCGCGCGCTGGCCGACACCAAGGCCGACGCGCTGGCGCTGGCCGCGCGCCTGGCTGCGCCGGCCGAGGCGCACCTGAGCGGCTGCGCGCGCGCCTGCGCGCAGCCATGGCCGGCCGCCGCCACGCTGGTGGCGGTCGAGGCCGGCCGCTACGACCTTTACCGGCGCGACGGCGAGGCCGGCTTCGGCCGCCTCGCCGCACGCCATCTGACGATCGACCAAGCCGCCGCGATGCTCGACGCACCGCGGCGCTCCCAGGACTGA
- a CDS encoding precorrin-2 C(20)-methyltransferase, whose product MKLPSDSLPRARAGIARGRLFGIGVGPGDPELLTLKAVRLLRAAPVVAYFVAKGKKGNAYGIVEAHLGETQHQLPLVYPVTTEALAPPLSYERIIADFYDTAAEVVAGHLDAGRDVAVICEGDPLFYGSYMYLHDRLAQRYETEVVPGVCSMLGGAAVLGVPLVYRNQTLSVLSGVLPADQLRARLEQADAAVVMKLGRNFDKVRRVLEELGLAKRALYVERATMTNQRIVPLAEVDPMASPYFSLLVVPGEKWQG is encoded by the coding sequence ATGAAGCTGCCGTCGGATTCGCTCCCGCGCGCACGCGCCGGCATCGCCCGCGGCCGGCTGTTCGGCATCGGCGTCGGCCCCGGCGACCCCGAGCTACTGACCCTGAAGGCCGTGCGCCTGCTGCGCGCCGCGCCGGTGGTGGCCTACTTCGTCGCCAAGGGCAAGAAAGGCAATGCCTACGGCATCGTCGAGGCGCACCTGGGCGAGACGCAGCATCAGCTGCCGCTGGTCTATCCGGTCACCACCGAGGCGCTCGCGCCGCCGCTCAGCTACGAGCGCATCATCGCCGACTTCTACGACACCGCCGCCGAGGTGGTGGCCGGGCACCTCGACGCGGGCCGCGACGTAGCCGTGATCTGCGAGGGCGATCCGCTCTTCTACGGCTCCTACATGTATCTGCACGACCGGCTCGCGCAGCGCTACGAGACGGAGGTGGTGCCCGGCGTGTGCTCGATGCTCGGCGGCGCGGCCGTGCTCGGCGTGCCGCTCGTCTACCGCAACCAGACGCTGTCGGTGCTCTCGGGCGTGCTGCCCGCCGACCAGCTGCGCGCGCGGCTCGAGCAGGCCGACGCGGCCGTGGTGATGAAGCTCGGCCGCAATTTCGACAAGGTGCGCCGCGTGCTGGAGGAACTCGGGCTCGCCAAGCGCGCGCTGTACGTCGAACGCGCGACCATGACGAACCAGCGCATCGTGCCGCTCGCCGAGGTCGACCCGATGGCCTCGCCGTATTTTTCGCTGCTCGTCGTGCCGGGGGAAAAATGGCAAGGCTGA
- the cobM gene encoding precorrin-4 C(11)-methyltransferase, translating to MTVYFIGAGPGDPELITVKGQRLVRACPVILYAGSLVPAAVLDGHRAHTVVNTAELDLDAIVALLADAHAKGQDVARVHSGDPSLYGAIGEQIRRLRALGIDYQIVPGVTATAACAATLGVELTLPGVAQTVILTRYAGKTTMPQGEALSGLAAHRATLAIHLGVRHLAKIVEEVRPHYGDDCPIAVIYRASWPDETRVTGTLADIVGRIAATAIERTALILIGRVLDTDRFDESTLYAKG from the coding sequence ATGACGGTGTATTTCATCGGCGCGGGGCCGGGCGACCCCGAGCTGATCACGGTGAAGGGCCAGCGCCTCGTGCGCGCCTGCCCGGTGATCCTCTATGCCGGCTCGCTGGTGCCGGCCGCGGTGCTCGACGGCCATCGCGCCCACACGGTGGTCAACACGGCCGAGCTGGATCTGGACGCGATCGTCGCGCTGCTCGCCGATGCGCATGCGAAGGGGCAGGACGTGGCGCGCGTGCATTCCGGCGACCCCTCGCTGTACGGCGCGATCGGCGAACAGATCCGCCGCCTGCGCGCGCTCGGGATCGATTACCAGATCGTGCCCGGCGTGACCGCCACGGCGGCCTGCGCGGCCACCCTCGGCGTCGAGCTGACGCTGCCCGGCGTCGCGCAGACGGTGATCCTCACGCGCTACGCGGGCAAGACCACGATGCCGCAAGGCGAGGCGCTGAGCGGGCTCGCCGCGCACCGCGCGACGCTGGCGATCCACCTGGGCGTGCGGCATCTGGCGAAGATCGTCGAGGAGGTGCGCCCGCACTACGGCGACGACTGCCCGATCGCCGTGATCTATCGCGCGAGCTGGCCCGACGAGACGCGCGTGACGGGGACGCTGGCCGACATCGTCGGCAGGATCGCCGCCACCGCGATCGAGCGCACGGCGCTGATCCTGATCGGCCGCGTGCTCGACACCGACCGGTTCGACGAATCGACGCTCTACGCCAAGGGCTGA
- a CDS encoding ABC transporter ATP-binding protein — MIEIDRVTRRFGPLVAVDDVSLAVAPGTVTALVGASGSGKSTLMRMINRLIEPSSGTIRIDGVDTATLRGETLRLGIGYVIQGHGLFPHWTVARNIATVPTLAGWPKARIEARVHELLELFELDPSLYAHKLPHQLSGGQQQRVGVARALAAEPAILLMDEPFGALDPIIRGKAQDDLAALQRRTGITIVLVTHDMDEALRLGDQIAVMDGGRVLQAAPPERLLARPEPGFVEKLVAGAERPLRLLALTPVSQLAEPGQASGAPIEADRSLRDALSELLWRGADALPVVPPAGRPAASAPDSRPAPLPAPARITLAALVAHARQGA; from the coding sequence ATGATCGAGATCGACCGCGTGACGCGTCGCTTCGGGCCGCTCGTGGCGGTCGACGACGTCTCGCTCGCCGTCGCGCCCGGCACCGTCACGGCGCTGGTGGGCGCCTCGGGCAGCGGCAAGTCCACGCTGATGCGCATGATCAACCGGCTGATCGAGCCGAGCAGCGGCACCATCCGCATCGACGGCGTGGACACCGCCACGCTGCGCGGCGAGACGCTGCGGCTCGGCATCGGCTATGTGATCCAGGGCCACGGCCTGTTCCCGCACTGGACGGTGGCACGCAACATCGCCACCGTGCCGACCCTGGCCGGCTGGCCGAAGGCGCGCATCGAGGCGCGCGTCCACGAACTGCTGGAACTGTTCGAACTCGATCCGTCGCTCTACGCGCACAAGCTGCCGCACCAGCTCTCGGGCGGCCAGCAGCAGCGCGTGGGGGTGGCGCGCGCGCTGGCCGCCGAGCCTGCGATCCTGCTGATGGACGAGCCGTTCGGCGCGCTCGATCCGATCATCCGCGGCAAGGCGCAGGACGACCTCGCGGCACTGCAGCGGCGCACCGGCATCACCATCGTGCTGGTCACCCACGACATGGACGAAGCGCTGCGGCTCGGCGACCAGATCGCGGTGATGGACGGCGGCCGCGTGCTGCAGGCCGCCCCGCCCGAGCGGCTGCTCGCGCGGCCCGAGCCCGGCTTCGTCGAAAAGCTGGTGGCCGGCGCCGAGCGGCCGCTGCGCTTGCTGGCGCTGACGCCCGTCTCGCAACTGGCCGAGCCCGGCCAGGCGAGCGGCGCGCCGATCGAGGCCGATCGCTCGCTGCGCGATGCGCTGTCCGAATTGCTCTGGCGCGGCGCCGACGCGCTGCCGGTGGTGCCGCCCGCCGGCCGGCCGGCGGCTTCGGCGCCGGATTCCCGGCCCGCCCCGCTGCCCGCCCCCGCCCGCATCACGCTCGCCGCGCTCGTCGCGCATGCAAGGCAGGGCGCATGA
- a CDS encoding ABC transporter permease produces MSLPNGPRGVQAGARGKARDHGGADGAGLRAVAAVARLVALAALLVLIARPGWLQPLFAPLAEHGAPAIYDRASLIDLTLSHLALVAASSLIGSLAAIAAGIAVTRPAGADFLPVARSIANLGQTFPPVAVLALAVPAVGFGAAPVLLALTLYGLLPVFESTLAGLGAIPAATLDAARGMGMSARQRLVSIELPLAMPVIVNGVRLAAVINLGTATIGSTVAARGLGDVIIAGLQTSNTAFVLQGGVIVALLAVLLYDALGLAGRLLAPAGPAVRRAGRH; encoded by the coding sequence ATGAGCTTGCCGAACGGCCCGCGCGGCGTCCAGGCAGGCGCCAGAGGCAAGGCCCGCGACCACGGCGGGGCAGACGGCGCCGGCCTGCGCGCCGTGGCCGCCGTGGCGCGGCTGGTGGCGCTGGCCGCGCTGCTCGTGCTGATCGCGCGGCCCGGCTGGCTGCAGCCACTGTTCGCCCCGCTCGCCGAGCACGGCGCGCCGGCCATCTACGACCGCGCCAGCCTGATCGACCTGACGCTTTCGCACCTCGCGCTGGTGGCGGCCTCGAGCCTGATCGGCTCGCTGGCCGCGATCGCCGCCGGCATCGCCGTCACGCGCCCGGCGGGCGCCGATTTCCTGCCGGTGGCGCGCAGCATCGCCAACCTCGGCCAGACCTTCCCGCCGGTGGCCGTGCTCGCGCTCGCGGTGCCGGCGGTGGGCTTCGGCGCGGCGCCGGTGCTGCTCGCGCTGACGCTGTACGGCCTGCTGCCGGTGTTCGAGAGCACGCTGGCGGGCCTGGGCGCGATCCCGGCCGCCACGCTCGACGCCGCGCGCGGCATGGGCATGAGCGCGCGCCAGCGGCTCGTCTCGATCGAACTGCCGCTCGCCATGCCGGTGATCGTCAACGGCGTGCGGCTCGCGGCGGTCATCAATCTCGGCACCGCCACGATCGGCTCGACGGTGGCCGCCAGGGGCCTCGGCGACGTGATCATCGCCGGGCTGCAGACCTCCAACACCGCGTTCGTGCTGCAAGGCGGCGTGATCGTCGCGCTGCTCGCGGTGCTGCTCTACGATGCGCTCGGCCTGGCCGGCCGCCTGCTCGCGCCGGCCGGTCCGGCCGTGCGCCGTGCCGGGCGCCACTGA
- a CDS encoding glutathione S-transferase N-terminal domain-containing protein yields MSDLSAFPITKKWPAQHPDRLQLYSLPTPNGVKVSIMLEEIGLPYEPHLVRFDTNDQLSPEFLSLNPNNKIPALIDPDGPGGQPIGLFESGAILLYLAEKTGKLIPADAAGRYQTIQWLMFQMGGIGPMFGQLGFFHKFAGRDYEDKRPRDRYVGEAKRLLGVLEARLASNAWIAGADYTIADIATFPWVRNLVGFYEAGELVEFERFPNLGRALEAFLARPAVQRGLAIPARD; encoded by the coding sequence ATGAGCGACCTGTCCGCGTTCCCGATCACGAAAAAATGGCCGGCGCAGCACCCGGACCGCCTCCAGCTCTACTCGCTGCCCACGCCGAACGGCGTGAAGGTGTCGATCATGCTGGAGGAAATCGGCCTGCCCTACGAGCCGCACCTGGTGCGCTTCGACACGAACGACCAGCTCTCCCCCGAATTCCTCTCGCTGAACCCGAACAACAAGATTCCCGCGCTGATCGACCCGGACGGCCCCGGCGGCCAACCGATCGGCCTGTTCGAATCGGGCGCGATCCTGCTCTATCTGGCCGAGAAGACCGGCAAGCTGATCCCGGCCGACGCGGCCGGCCGCTACCAGACCATCCAGTGGCTGATGTTCCAGATGGGCGGCATCGGCCCGATGTTCGGGCAGCTCGGCTTCTTCCACAAGTTCGCGGGGCGCGACTACGAGGACAAGCGCCCGCGCGATCGCTACGTCGGCGAGGCGAAGCGCCTGCTCGGCGTGCTGGAGGCGCGGCTCGCCTCGAACGCCTGGATCGCCGGCGCCGACTACACGATCGCCGACATCGCCACCTTCCCGTGGGTGCGCAACCTGGTGGGCTTCTACGAGGCGGGCGAGCTGGTCGAGTTCGAGCGCTTCCCGAACCTCGGGCGCGCGCTCGAGGCGTTCCTCGCGCGCCCGGCCGTGCAGCGCGGCCTGGCGATCCCGGCGCGCGACTGA
- a CDS encoding precorrin-8X methylmutase, producing MLDYLRDGREIYRQSFATIRAEADLTAIPADLEKLAVRVIHACGMVDIAADLRFSDGAGTAGRAALAAGAPILCDARMVAEGITRARLPAANPVCCTLGEPEVAALAARLGNTRSAAALELWRPRLAGSVVVIGNAPTALFHLLDMLDAGAPKPALILGFPVGFIGAAESKAMLAADSRGVPFVAVAGRRGGSAMAAAAVNALAAEVE from the coding sequence ATGCTCGACTACCTTCGCGATGGCCGCGAAATCTACCGGCAATCGTTCGCGACGATCCGCGCCGAAGCGGATCTGACGGCCATCCCGGCCGACCTAGAAAAACTCGCCGTGCGCGTGATACACGCGTGCGGGATGGTCGATATCGCCGCCGATCTGCGCTTCTCGGACGGCGCCGGCACGGCCGGACGCGCGGCGCTCGCCGCCGGCGCGCCGATCCTCTGCGACGCGCGGATGGTGGCCGAAGGCATCACGCGCGCGCGGCTGCCGGCCGCCAACCCGGTCTGCTGCACGCTCGGCGAGCCCGAGGTGGCCGCGCTCGCCGCCCGGCTCGGCAATACGCGCTCGGCCGCCGCGCTGGAACTGTGGCGCCCGCGTCTGGCCGGCAGCGTGGTGGTGATCGGCAACGCGCCCACCGCGCTGTTCCACCTGCTCGACATGCTCGATGCCGGGGCGCCCAAGCCGGCGCTGATCCTCGGCTTCCCGGTCGGCTTCATCGGCGCGGCCGAATCGAAGGCGATGCTGGCGGCCGACAGCCGCGGCGTGCCGTTCGTGGCCGTGGCGGGCCGGCGCGGCGGCAGCGCGATGGCCGCCGCCGCCGTCAACGCGCTGGCTGCGGAGGTCGAATGA
- a CDS encoding cobalt-precorrin-6A reductase, with the protein MSGTAPATARAAARVLLLGGTGDALAIARTLPAGDVYSLAGLGKVPDDLACEVRVGGFGGADGLAAWLRGAGIGLVADATHPYAARISANAAAACAATGTPYWALRRPAWVARDGDDWRPVRDWAGVAAAIAPFARPFFTLGREPLAHLDEIPPHQHWIIRCLDAHPGNARARVIAARGPFEPAGERALFALAGVDVLVSKMSGGAATEAKLEIARERRMPVVMIERPALPKAGRSFDEPAALADALAAWRAA; encoded by the coding sequence ATGAGCGGCACCGCGCCCGCCACCGCCCGCGCCGCCGCGCGCGTGCTGCTGCTCGGCGGCACCGGCGACGCGCTGGCGATCGCGCGCACGCTGCCGGCCGGCGACGTCTACAGCCTCGCCGGGCTCGGCAAGGTGCCCGACGATCTGGCCTGCGAGGTGCGCGTGGGCGGCTTCGGCGGCGCCGATGGGCTGGCCGCCTGGCTGCGCGGGGCAGGCATCGGCCTGGTGGCCGACGCCACCCATCCGTATGCCGCGCGCATCAGCGCGAACGCGGCGGCCGCCTGCGCGGCCACCGGCACGCCGTACTGGGCGCTGCGCCGCCCGGCCTGGGTCGCGCGCGACGGCGACGACTGGCGGCCGGTGCGCGACTGGGCTGGCGTGGCCGCCGCGATCGCGCCGTTCGCGCGGCCCTTCTTCACGCTCGGGCGCGAGCCGCTCGCCCATCTCGACGAGATTCCCCCGCACCAGCACTGGATCATCCGCTGCCTCGACGCGCATCCCGGCAACGCGCGCGCGCGCGTGATCGCCGCGCGCGGGCCCTTCGAGCCGGCCGGCGAGCGCGCGCTGTTCGCGCTCGCCGGGGTGGACGTGCTGGTCAGCAAGATGAGCGGCGGCGCGGCGACCGAGGCCAAGCTCGAGATCGCGCGCGAGCGGCGCATGCCGGTCGTGATGATCGAGCGGCCGGCGCTGCCCAAGGCCGGCCGAAGCTTTGACGAGCCGGCCGCGCTGGCCGACGCGCTGGCGGCGTGGCGCGCGGCATGA